GCCAAGCGCACGTCGGTTGCGAAGGGTATCGGGCTGAAGAAAAAGAACCGGGACCAATTGCGAACGGGGTTCGGCAACGATGCTCGGCGTGATCCTGATCGAGTGCAGCTTGCCCTCGTTTAGAACCGCTTCGGTTTCCGCGACCACCGTGGAATCGATTGCCGGCGCCCAGCCAATGCCTTCGGCGCCGCGATAATCGGAGTCCAGCCTGAGCTCTGCCACGAATTGACGGAATGTTTCGCCATCCACTTTGTCCTGCGACCCGAACAAGGCACCTGCGGCTCTCAGGAACGCTGAATTGGAGTAGGCCCGCCGCTCGATCGCGAAGGCCATGGCTTGCGCTTTCCGCGTGAGTTCCGCATCTTCGCGGATACGTTGCCCGCTTTCGATCGCAAAAACGCTCAGCGCCGTGACCGCGGCAACCAGCAGGAAGATGGCCAAGGGGACTGCGCGCGGATAGTCGACCAGCCAACGCTGGCGCACCCCTTTGCGCTTAAGCCTGTCCTCAACCACCTATCATCCCCGTCTGGTCTTGCGGTTTGCTTTGGTAATATCCCTCGCGCAAGGGTTGGTTCCGACCCTGCTAACACCTGTCTTATTTATATTGTCCGGACTGGAACCCGATCCCCCCTGCAACGTTACGGGTGCACTAGAGGGATCATAACCAGCGACTTGGCGAAGAACCGATCGGGCCCCAGGTTGCGAGGACAAGGACGTATTTGTAGCACGATGACTTCCCCTGCATCTTCCGAAGGAAAGCTGCCCAAGGGCACCGCCCGGATGTCGAAAAGCGAGAAAGAAGGCCAGCCCGAATGGGCCAATGGCTTGCGTCAGCTCTACGATTCCGTTGTCGATGAACCACTTCCTGATACATTCAAGGACCTCTTGTCGAAACTGGACTCGAAGGACTGATGGAAAGTGAGCAGCGGACGGCTTCCGAGAAAGCCGACTTCAAACGCGAACTGACTGACGTCGTGCCGCACCTTCGTGCGTTTGCGCGCGGGCTTTGCGGCCGCGCCGACATGGCCGACGACCTCGTGCAGGAAACCCTGCTCAAGGCTTGGGCCGCACAGGAACGCTTCCAACCCGGCACCAGCATGCGCGCCTGGACCTTCGTGATCCTGCGTAATGCCTATTTGACCGACATGCGCCGCAATCGATTCCGCGGCGAATATGACGAGACGGTTGCCGAACGTGTACTGACCGCGCCCGCAGGGCAGGAAGAACCGATCCACTTGTCGGATATGCACCGCGCCTTGCTGACCCTTCCTCCGGAACGCCGCGAAGCGCTCCTGCTGGTTGGTGCAGGCGGCTTCTCGTACGAGGAGGCGGCAAACATCTGTGGCTGCGCCGTTGGAACGATCAAGAGCCGCGTGGGCCGCGCCCGCGCCACACTCAACTCGATGCTCGCCGACGGATCCATTCCGAAGCGTTCCATCGACGACGACACGGCCCATCGCGCCATCCTGGAAGAGCTGGACGAAGTTGCTGCCGGCCACGGCGTGGCTTCGCGCAACTGACGGGTGATCCCGCGCTTGTCCCGCCGACCGCTGCACGGCAAATAGGCTAAAGATGAGCAATCAGGATCCAGCCTCGCAATCCCCGCCCCCGGTTCGCCGGCCGGGCCAGCGCAACGCTTTTGCGCAGCAGGAATTGCGCCTTATTTCGGCTCTCGTCCTGCTCCTCGGGGTCGGCCTGTTCCTCGCCTTGCCCTTCGTTCTGTCGATCGGGGCAATCGTTTTTCTGCCCGTTGTAACAGCGGTCATCCTGACCGTCATTCTCTCGCCGCTGGCGGATAAACTGAATGGCTGGGGGCTGCCCAACGCGCTGGCCTCCCTGATATCCTTGCTCATCTTCTTCGCGATCCTGCTTCTCGCGCTCGCGCTGATTCTCCAGCCGGCGATCACGCTTTTCGACGAATTGCCTGCGCTGGTGAAACGCGTCGGTGAACGCTTCGGCGAATTGCAGGAGCGCTTCTCCTGGGTAGCGCAGGTTAACGACCAGCTGGCAGACCTGATGGCTCGGGAAGGACAGCCGCGCGAAGTCGTGCTCGCAACCCCTAGCTTTCTAGAGGAAATCGCCTTCGCCACTCCCACGGTGGTGATCGAGGTGATCCTGACCCTCCTGATGGCTTTCTTCATGATCGAATCGCGCATTCGCCTGCGCCAGAAATTGCTCTTCGGCCGGACGAGTTTCGGGACCAGCATCAAGGCGGCGCGCGTGCTGCGCGAAGTGCAGGACCGCGTGGCCGCATACATCCTCACTGTCGGCTGGATTAATGCACTGGTCGGTATAATCGTGGCGCTTGGTGCGTGGGCGCTAGGCGTCGATGCGCCGATCATGTGGGGCGGCCTTGCGGCGATCCTGAATTTCCTGCCGTACATCGGCCCGACATTGATGGTGGGCCTGCTCGCGCTGTTCGGGATCGGAACTGCGGACACGGTACTGCTGGGGCTGGTTCCGGCGCTTGCCTATCTGGGACTGCACACGATCGAAGCAAATGCGATCACGCCGTCCATCCTTGGCGCACGCTTCACGATGAACCCCGTCATGATCCTGATAGCCCTGTCCTACTTCACGTGGATCTGGGGCGCATTCGGTGCCTTGCTATCGGTGCCGATCCTGCTGATGCTGACGGCATTGTTCGACCATATCGGCAGGCCGAACCTGGTCGGGTTCATCTTCGGCGAGCCGCTATTCACCGCCAGCGTGTTCAGCGACGAAAACGACGAACAATCCACATCCTGACACGAAAAGGCCCGCCGCAACTGGTGCGACGGGCCTTTCGATAGGTCCGTATTCCTGCCGGACTTACGAGGGGTAGGACCAAGTCGAGCCGCGCGACAAATTGTCATGCGCGAAGCTCCAGTTGAGCTTGCCGCTGACGGCATCTAGGTACGCGGGGCGCGCATTCTGGTGGTCGAGGTAGTAGGCGTGCTCCCACAAGTCGATGACGAGCAGCGGGTTCACACCCTCGTGGTCGGCAAGCGTGTCGCCGTCATGGGTTTCCTCGATGGACAGCTTGCCGTCCTTTTCGGCGAGCCAGACCCAGCCGCTGGCGAAGTGGCCTGCGCCGCGATCCTTGAGCTTCGACTTGAGTTCGTCGACCGAACCGAAGGACGCTTCGATCATGCTTTTGAGTTCGTCGGAAAGCGAGGTTTCCGATGGAGCCATCGAATGCCAGTAGAAGCCATGGTTCCAGCTCTGTGCCGAGTTGTTGAACAGGCCCTGGTTGCTGTCACGCGCGGCGGCGATCACTTCTTCCAGGCTCTTGCCGGCAAGATCGGTGCCTTCGATGGCGGCATTGGTCTTGTCGATATAGGCCTGGTGGTGCTTGCCGTGGTGGTAGGACAGCGTTTTCGCAGACACGGCCGGCTCGAGCGCGGTGTCGTCGTACGGCAGGTCGATCAGCTGAAATGCCATGAATGGATCCCCTTTTCGGTATTCGTGTTGAACTTTCGGTTTGCCCTTACAACGCATGGGCAGGCACGAGGTTGCATAGCGGCTCGGAAAAATGGCGCCATGGCTTTTATTCCGCATCAATCACGGCCAAGAAGCGGTGGCAGACAAGGGAGCGCATAGAGAGATGTCACGCAAGTTCTTCGGCACCGACGGCATTCGCGGACGCACGAACGAGGGCGTGATGACCGCCGCCACAGCCATGCGGGTTGGCCAGGCGGCGGGAACACATTTCCTGCGCGGCGGGCATCGCCACCGGGTCGTCATCGGGAAGGATACACGCCTTTCCGGATACATGATGGAAAGCGCGCTGGTGGCCGGTTTCACCAGCGTGGGCATGGATGTGATCATGACCGGCCCGCTTCCCACTCCGGCAATCGCCCTGCTCACCCGTGAAATGCGGGCTGACCTCGGCGTGATGATTTCGGCCAGTCACAATCCGTACGAAGACAATGGCATCAAGTTGTTCGGCCCGGACGGGTTCAAGCTTTCGGACGAGGCCGAAGCGTCGATCGAATTGCTGCTCGAGCAGGAACCGCTGCTCGTCCGGGCCGACAAGATCGGCAGGGCGCGCCGGATTGAAGATGCGCGGGGCCGTTATATCCACGCGATCAAGCAATCGGTGGCCAGCGACATCCGCTTCGACGGGCTAAAGGTCGTCGTCGATTGCGCCAACGGGGCTGCCTACCAGGTCGCGCCCTCCGCAATTTGGGAGCTGGGCGCGGATGTCATCGCCATGGGCGTCGAGCCCGACGGCACCAATATAAACCGCGACGTAGGTTCTACATCGCTCGATGCTATCAAGGCCCGTGTGGTCGAGGAAGGTGCCGATATCGGGATCGCGCTCGATGGCGATGCCGACCGCCTGATCGTGATCGATGAGAAGGGGCGCGCGGTCGACGGGGACCAGATCATGGCCCTGATCGCATCGCGCCTTCATGCGCGCGGCGACCTGACGGGTGGCGGCGTGGTTGCCACTGTCATGAGCAATCTCGGTCTCGAGCGGTACCTGCAAAGCCTTGGCCTGACCCTGGAGCGCGCCAAGGTCGGTGACCGCTATGTGCTCGAGAAAATGAAGCAAGGCGGCTTCAATATCGGCGGCGAGCAATCCGGCCACATGATCCTGCTCGACCATGCGACCACCGGAGACGGCACTGTCGCCGCGCTCCGCGTACTTGCCAGCCTGGTGCGGTCGGGCAAGCCGGCCAGCGAATTGCTGCACGTCTTCGACCCCGTTCCCCAGCTTCTCAAGAATGTGCGCTACTCCGGCGGAAAGCCGTTGGAGGCCGACAGCGTGAAGGCAGTCATCGCCCAGGCGGAAAAGGAACTCGAAGGAACCGGTCGCCTCGTCATCCGGCCCTCCGGCACCGAACCGGTCATCAGGGTCATGGCCGAAGGCGACGATGCCGCGCAGGTCGAGCGCGTGGTCGACCGCATTTGCGATGCCGTGAAGGACGCTGCCTGATGCTGGAAATGCGCCCCGATTGCGAACGCTGCGGCGCGGATACGCCAGCCGACAAGCCAGGCAGTTTCATTTGCAGCTTCGAATGCACTTTCTGCACCCAATGCGCGGATGAACTGGACGATCTGTGCCCCAATTGCGGGGGCGAGCTGATGGACCGCCCGACTCGATCCAAAAAGCTGTTGGAAAAATATCCAGCCAGCACCGCGCGAAAGTACAAGGCATGAGCGGCGCTCCTCCCCGCATTCTCACCATCGCCGGCTCGGACAGCTCGGGCGGTGCGGGCATCCAGGCCGATATCAAGACCATCACCATGCTCGGCGGCTATGCGATGAGCGCGATCACCGCGGTCACGGCGCAGAATACGCGCGGCGTCCAAGGTGTCGAGGTGATGCATCCGGAACTGGTGATGGACCAGATCGAAAGCTGTCTTGGCGACATCGGGGCCGATGCGATCAAGATCGGGATGCTGGGATCGCCGCAAATCGCGATGCAATTGGCAGAGCGGCTCGACACCTTCGCCGGACCGATCGTCTTCGATCCGGTCATGGTCGCCACCAGCGGCTCCGAACTGGCGAGCGAGGCGACGATCGGTGCGTTCGGCGCGCTGATGGAAATCGCCACCATCGTCACCCCCAACCTTCCGGAGCTGGCAGCGTTGACGGGACGCGAGAACATTGGGGACGAGGATGTCTTCGATGCCGCGCGCGAACTGGCGGAAAAGTACGACACCGTGGTGCTGGCGAAAGGCGGGCATGGCGAAGGTGACGAGGTGCTCGACCGCGCGGTTTCCTCCACCGGCAAGGTCGCCAGTTTCGGCCATCATCGCATCGATACACGCCACACGCACGGGACCGGCTGCACGCTGTCGGCCGCGCTGGCGACGTTCCTGGCCTATGGACAGCCGACCACCCACGCGATCAGGCTGGCGCGCGGGTTTGTCTACGCAGCGATCGAGAATGCGCCCGAATTCGGCGAAGGCTCAGGCCCGCTCGGGCACCAGGCGGTGCGCAAGCTGGGCTGAGCCTTCCGGTTTGCCGGCCTTAGAGGCCGTAGAAATTGCTGATGTGCTGCCAGGCGTCCTCGGCCGTTTCGCACCAGCGGAACAGGTCGAGGTCCTTCTTCGAGATCGTGCCTTCTTCGGCAATCGCCTCGAAATTCACCACGCGCTTCCAGAAATCCTCGCCGAAAAGGAGGATCGGCATGGGCTTCATCTTGCCGGTCTGGATCAGCGTCAGCAGTTCGAAGAATTCGTCGAACGTACCGAAGCCGCCCGGGAATACCGCCACAGCGCGCGCACGCAGCAGGAAGTGCATCTTGCGCAGCGCGAAATAGTGGAAGTTGAGCGAGAGGTATGGCGTCACATACTGGTTCGGAGCCTGCTCGTGCGGCAGGATGATGTTGAGGCCGATGGATTCGCCGCCTGCTTCGCTGGCGCCGCGGTTGGCAGCTTCCATGATCGAGGGACCGCCGCCCGAACACACGACGAACTGGCGTTTGCCGTCTTCGATGATCGACTTTTCGGTCGCCATCTTCGCCAGCTTCATGGCTTCGGCGTAATACTTGCTCTTGGCGACGAGACTTTCGACGACCTTGCGCTCGTCTTCGGGCAGCTCCTTGGCGCCTTCCAGTGCCGCCTCCGCCGCTTCGGGAGGGGGAATGCGGGCGCTGCCGTACATCACGAGCGTCGAGCCGACACCGGCTTCGTCGAGAATCATCTCGGGCTTGAGGAGTTCAAGCTGGAAACGAACCGGGCGCAGTTCCTCGCGCAGGAGGAAGTCCTTGTCCTGGAATGCCAGCTTGTAGGAGGGATGCTCGGTCTGCGGCGTGTGCTTTTCGAGGCCCTTCTTTTCGAACTGGGCTTCCTGCTGTGCCGGATAGAATTTGCGATCCGCGAGATCGCGCTTTTGCTTTTCTTCTTCTGTCATGACCCGCGCGATAGTGCGAGGAGACATCGTCGACAAGCCATTGAAGAGGAAATGGCCTTCCCGAGAGGGAATGGCAGGGGTGACAGGATTCGAACCCGTGGCCCTCGGTTTTGGAGACCGATGCTCTACCAGCTGAGCTACACCCCTGCAGCCGAGCGGGCGCATTAGTCGCAACGCGCCCCGCTGGCAAGATGCGTATCGCATATCTGCGCAAACTGTTAGGGACCCAGGCACGATGCACGCCCCCGTTCCCGAAACGATTCCCGTCGATCTGCTGCTGCATGCCTATCGCAGCGG
This DNA window, taken from Qipengyuania seohaensis, encodes the following:
- a CDS encoding NepR family anti-sigma factor; the protein is MTSPASSEGKLPKGTARMSKSEKEGQPEWANGLRQLYDSVVDEPLPDTFKDLLSKLDSKD
- a CDS encoding sigma-70 family RNA polymerase sigma factor produces the protein MESEQRTASEKADFKRELTDVVPHLRAFARGLCGRADMADDLVQETLLKAWAAQERFQPGTSMRAWTFVILRNAYLTDMRRNRFRGEYDETVAERVLTAPAGQEEPIHLSDMHRALLTLPPERREALLLVGAGGFSYEEAANICGCAVGTIKSRVGRARATLNSMLADGSIPKRSIDDDTAHRAILEELDEVAAGHGVASRN
- a CDS encoding AI-2E family transporter, whose protein sequence is MSNQDPASQSPPPVRRPGQRNAFAQQELRLISALVLLLGVGLFLALPFVLSIGAIVFLPVVTAVILTVILSPLADKLNGWGLPNALASLISLLIFFAILLLALALILQPAITLFDELPALVKRVGERFGELQERFSWVAQVNDQLADLMAREGQPREVVLATPSFLEEIAFATPTVVIEVILTLLMAFFMIESRIRLRQKLLFGRTSFGTSIKAARVLREVQDRVAAYILTVGWINALVGIIVALGAWALGVDAPIMWGGLAAILNFLPYIGPTLMVGLLALFGIGTADTVLLGLVPALAYLGLHTIEANAITPSILGARFTMNPVMILIALSYFTWIWGAFGALLSVPILLMLTALFDHIGRPNLVGFIFGEPLFTASVFSDENDEQSTS
- a CDS encoding superoxide dismutase; the encoded protein is MAFQLIDLPYDDTALEPAVSAKTLSYHHGKHHQAYIDKTNAAIEGTDLAGKSLEEVIAAARDSNQGLFNNSAQSWNHGFYWHSMAPSETSLSDELKSMIEASFGSVDELKSKLKDRGAGHFASGWVWLAEKDGKLSIEETHDGDTLADHEGVNPLLVIDLWEHAYYLDHQNARPAYLDAVSGKLNWSFAHDNLSRGSTWSYPS
- the glmM gene encoding phosphoglucosamine mutase, coding for MSRKFFGTDGIRGRTNEGVMTAATAMRVGQAAGTHFLRGGHRHRVVIGKDTRLSGYMMESALVAGFTSVGMDVIMTGPLPTPAIALLTREMRADLGVMISASHNPYEDNGIKLFGPDGFKLSDEAEASIELLLEQEPLLVRADKIGRARRIEDARGRYIHAIKQSVASDIRFDGLKVVVDCANGAAYQVAPSAIWELGADVIAMGVEPDGTNINRDVGSTSLDAIKARVVEEGADIGIALDGDADRLIVIDEKGRAVDGDQIMALIASRLHARGDLTGGGVVATVMSNLGLERYLQSLGLTLERAKVGDRYVLEKMKQGGFNIGGEQSGHMILLDHATTGDGTVAALRVLASLVRSGKPASELLHVFDPVPQLLKNVRYSGGKPLEADSVKAVIAQAEKELEGTGRLVIRPSGTEPVIRVMAEGDDAAQVERVVDRICDAVKDAA
- a CDS encoding DUF1272 domain-containing protein, with the protein product MLEMRPDCERCGADTPADKPGSFICSFECTFCTQCADELDDLCPNCGGELMDRPTRSKKLLEKYPASTARKYKA
- the thiD gene encoding bifunctional hydroxymethylpyrimidine kinase/phosphomethylpyrimidine kinase, giving the protein MSGAPPRILTIAGSDSSGGAGIQADIKTITMLGGYAMSAITAVTAQNTRGVQGVEVMHPELVMDQIESCLGDIGADAIKIGMLGSPQIAMQLAERLDTFAGPIVFDPVMVATSGSELASEATIGAFGALMEIATIVTPNLPELAALTGRENIGDEDVFDAARELAEKYDTVVLAKGGHGEGDEVLDRAVSSTGKVASFGHHRIDTRHTHGTGCTLSAALATFLAYGQPTTHAIRLARGFVYAAIENAPEFGEGSGPLGHQAVRKLG
- a CDS encoding LOG family protein → MTEEEKQKRDLADRKFYPAQQEAQFEKKGLEKHTPQTEHPSYKLAFQDKDFLLREELRPVRFQLELLKPEMILDEAGVGSTLVMYGSARIPPPEAAEAALEGAKELPEDERKVVESLVAKSKYYAEAMKLAKMATEKSIIEDGKRQFVVCSGGGPSIMEAANRGASEAGGESIGLNIILPHEQAPNQYVTPYLSLNFHYFALRKMHFLLRARAVAVFPGGFGTFDEFFELLTLIQTGKMKPMPILLFGEDFWKRVVNFEAIAEEGTISKKDLDLFRWCETAEDAWQHISNFYGL